taaaaaaaaaagaaggaaaataccCTAAAGCTGCTGAGGATTCTTGTCACCAACCCCCACCCCTTGGGGTAGGGAGGGTGGAGGTGGGGGTCATTGCAGgggagaaagagaagaaatagACCAAATATTGTTTCTGGTCACTGTAAAGTTTTGTGGGTGACTAATGTATTGTCTATCATGTATTTGTTAATTGTGTGCTAAAGACTAGTAATATTACCTTTTGAAATGTTTCTGTTTTATGTAGGAAATTTGCTTTGTCTTTGGAGATTAGTAGTGATTTCTTTCTACTGTTGGATGTACTTTTGATTCTTTTGCTTACTGGCTTTTGTTTGCATTGTAAATGGATTGTTTTAGGGTTGGATTCAAGAAATGTCAGTGGAAATGGTACAGATATTAGTAATTCGAATAGCAAACACTCACCGACAACTCCTCGGAGTGAGGGTGAGATCTTGCAATCATCCAACTTGAGGAGCTTCACACTCAGTGAACTTCGATCTGCAACCAGAAATTTCCGTCCTGACAGTGTAGTTGGAGGAGGTGGTTTTGGTTCAGTTTTCAAAGGGTGGGTCGACGAACATACTCTTGCAGCATCAATGCCTGGCACAGGGATTTTGATAGCTGTGAAAAAGTTAAACCAAGAAGGGTGGCAGGGGCACAGAGAATGGCTGGTGAGTATAAGCTTTGTTCTATTTGAAATTACCCCGCAGCTGgagttgatttttttaaaagacgACGTTGATACTGTGAAATTATTGTTCTGTAGGCTTATCTGCATATTTGTTACGcccttattttaaatttgtttgtctggttttaatttgagaagtttaagaaagttaaaaaagaacttttgaatcttgtggtcttagATTAAAGATATGTTAAATGTACCataatatcatttaatttcGTGATCTTATTAAACATGTCTAAGTGTGAAGTTGAAATTAAAAGgtttcaaaaaggaaaagaaacattctttttaaacggataaaaaagaaaagtaagacaaacaaattggaAACGAAGGGAGTACTAGATTTTGCTGGGTAACCTCATTTGTAGATTTGGGGAAAGAAATAAATCTGATCAATAAAATCGTGATGAATAGGATGACTTGATTTCTGTCTAGATCAGTGCTTATATAACATTTTGATACAAATGAATGCTACTCATTATAAGCAACGTACGTTATGTTCTCAACCATACGAATTTGCAGGATGAGATAAACTATCTTGGGCAACTACACCATCCAAATCTTGGAAATTTGATCGGTTATTGCTTAGAGGAAGATCATAGGCTCTTGGTCTATGAGTTTATGCCTAAGGGTAGCATGGAGATTCATCTATTTTGGAGTGAGTTCAACATTTCTTTTCTATTCTTCCACCTGTGTAATTACTAACGGTACATATGAACAAGCGTGTGGAGTCCTAGATGATATATGTGGTTTTGTTTATTTGAGTCAGGAGGTTCATACTTCCAACCACTTTCTTGGAGCCTTCGTATGAAAGTTGCACTTGGTGCTGCAAGGGGCCTTGCTTTTCTTCATAATGCTGAAACAAAAGTTATTTACAGGGACTTCAAGACTTCTAATATTCTGCTGGACTCGGTTTGTGAATATCATCTTAAAGGGTCACTTTTACAGTTTACACTGTCCCGTTGCCTTGAAACATGGGTTATGTCAAGTCTTTCATATTTTCAGATACTTGGTTTTTTGTACTCAATTTTACGATCTACATTGACAGGACTACAATGCCAAACTTTCTGATTTTGGGTTGGCCAGAGATGGCCCCGTAGGTGATCAGAGCCACGTGTCTACTCGGGTTGTGGGAACTTATGGATATGCTGATCCAGAGTACCTATCCACAGGTTTGTCTCCATGGTACCCAATTCCATTTTCAAGTTCACAATCTGATGGTATTTTGACACAGCTTAGTCCACAGATGATGAACTTCATCTGTACATTCTCATATACTCATCTCGTCCTGTTTATTGTATCTGGACACCGAGTTCGTATGATTATACGAGAGTATTAGAACAGATGAACATgatcttttttataaattaaaatttagtttaAATTGAATGAATCTCTTAAATAGTTACATGTCTATAAGAATGTTCTTGCTCTGAGCTGATTACATTTCTCTTTTATGGAAGGCCATCTTACTGCCAAGAGTGATGTATACAGCTTCGGGGTAGTTCTGTTAGAAATTCTATCCGGTAAGAAAGCAATAGACAAGAATCGACCGATGGGGGAACATAATCTTGTTGATTGGGCAAAACCTTATTTGACCAGTAAACGTAGAGTTTCCCGTGTTCTAGATGCCCGTCTTGAAGGACAATATTCACTCAGTCATGCCTTAAAGGTTGCTATCCTGTCTCTTCAATGCATATCGATGGACCCCAAGTCAAGGCCAACAATGGACGAAGTAGTAACAGCTCTAGAACAGCTTCAGCAGTCCAAGGATGTAGCAAAAAATGATACGAAAGTCCGGCAGGTAAATCAGCATAGTCGATCAAGTTTTGCGTTCAAAAAGTCCTGAAAAAGCAGACTCCCGCGAAATCCAATTACCCAAGACCTTCACTTTCACTCCTCTcatagaaagaagaaagaaagtttTTGGTGTGCCAGTTACTAGTACCACTTCTGTTCAAGAACTTGCTGGCATATAACTAAGAACATGTCTTCAACAAGGATGTACAGCTTGTCCTCTTTCTGTTCATTGTGTTTTAGTTTGTTGGATAATGTTTGAACAATAGATTTATGTGTGCCCAGTTTATTAGTTATGTAAGTTTACCTACTTTTAGAGTTCTATTTACTACAACTACATCCCCATGTATGTAGACTTTATCCTTATGTTGAGAGGTACAAAagttgtttctgatagaccctTGGCTCGAGAAATTAGTGTTCTATTTGAATCTTGATATTTCATCATGTTTTATGTATCATGGTTAGCTTTAGTCCAACAACCGATATCACAGTCAATAATTTAGCAAGACGAATATAAAAAtgacataataatcataatcaatGATTTAGCGagacaaatatgaaaataacatAGTGACTCGATGGGGCTCGACTTACAACCTTTGCCCATCTATGGACCATCACTATCTTACCGTAGCTTGGAGAtgtatacacacaaaaaaaaagtttttgagCTTTGTCGTTCTTTAACACATTATCAATGTTGGTGACACGCAATCTGTACAGATTAGTTCATGAATCTTGGCAATGGATATGCAAAACTACGTTCATAAGCACACTTTTAATGTTGTTGACACGTAATATCTCCAGATTAATTCATGAATCTTGCTGATGGATACGTAAAACTTAACTCGAGGTAGAAATTATATCTAAAAGAATTATAATAGACTATATGTTATACTCATTATTCATAgacaatatataattattccCATTACATTAAATAAAACTGTTGCCTACATTTTTCATTCTAATATAAATCCTTCTGCAACCACATCaacatctttaaaaaaaaatataaaatgaaaataaactaATTCCACGTATACCTATAATTTATCTCATTAAAAAGGAGAGAAAAATGAAGGTAGGTGTACTAAAAAGTATATAGTATATagtaatttatttcttttccatttttggGGTAGTTTTATTTTAAACTCGATAATTTTTGCCTTCATAAGTTTGTCCAAACTGCCAATTAGAAGGTGCCACGTTGTATGAGGTAACATAGCGATGGTCACTTGTTTTGACTTTAAATGAAACTTTCTCTTCCTGCAAATTTCCATACTAATCCCCAGGTAAGATCACCCTTTTCTTATAGTGTATACGTTTTATTCacattttcaattgatgattaAGATCGAACCATAATTGATCGGAGCAAGGAGTTTTAAGGGAAAGattgaatatataaaaaactatttttctaaaaagaaagtaaatcttaataaactttaaaatattttatggtcATGTGTTCTCCAACAATTTACTTACGTTTGGTGatgagtttaaatttttttggatgGTCACTCAACTCGTGAGAATATTCTGGCGCAAATACGAATTAGTTTGAATTCCAATACGATCATCAAACACTATGTATAAAGCAACCTTGGGCGAAAGGTAGTCAAGTGCACATAGACGACTATTATGAgcgtatatttaattttgcatAGGGGAAAATAAAATACTGATAGCAGTTTTCTTGATACTAATAGCTTTCTGCTGAACTGTGAAAGAACTTCATTAGAGACACAAATGACTCACTCATTCCTACCAACAAGCTGGTCCAATGTCAAACGAACATTGATAAATAATGCTAATATTGACATGTTCAGAATTACAAACTATTCGATAAAACACAAATGCAGACTAAAAAATATATCTGGGACAGAAGCAAATTTCCCTAATGTTCAATCAGACCACAAAATAGACATGACAACGACGAGACAGCAAAGGAAATATTACaaatagcaaacaatttttggTACTCAGGATGAGCAACAGCCACCACTCTGTGTCACTGGCTGTCCACGGATATTCACTGTCGGAGGCTTGGCAGAGTTCGAGGCTGGTTGGCTTGCCATCCTGCATTTAGGAGAGAATTAGAGAAAGAAACAATAGAAGTGAGCAAAAGAGGCATCGGTGAGATtagtttatatgttttaaatgcAAAAAGATCATTTGGACAACTAGACAACATCAAAATGAAGCCGAACTCTACTTATAACCAACTGGACCTGGTTGGCCCAAGACTAACCACTCCAACCAGATAGAAAAGGCCCACTACCATCTGGCCATCGGGAGGAAGGAGCAGTTTCAATTGTTTGGGCAAGCAAACAGACCAGTGAACTAAAAGGGCATAGCCATGAGCTAGCTCAGTTGGAATGAATTTCTAGGTCTTGCTGAAAAACATCTTCTCTTATGAGGTTGTGTACAACAGCCGTAACCATACAAGTTTTCATCAGACCTTGCACCCGATTATTCATGCTTGAAGTTTGGACATTCAATTGAACCCAAAGGAAAGAAGAAGATATCCCAGATCTCCAACAGTGAAGTTGGCGTTTGAAAAGGCTAGTTTTCTGAACTAGAAATATCTCAGGCTTGGGACCAACTTCCACAATAATTATTCTTATAAAAGATGATATAAAGCATATAGGCATTAGATAACGAAAAAGCAAAACACCTAGATTGCACCACAGATCAGGCTTGAGCAAATTAGGAAGGCAACACAACATTACTAAAATTTTACCGCCACCTAAAAATGAGATGTGTGCTTACCTATTTTTGATAGCACCAGTCATAGCCATGAAAGCCTGTTCGACATTTGTAGCATCTTTAGCACTGGTCTCCAAGAATGGAATACCGATTTCATCAGCAAATGCCTAAGAACAGAGTGGTCTATCAGTATAGTTTGATTTAGTGGCAACGAATTAAATGTAGAAAATGTATTAACCTTAGCCGTTTCATATGAGACAACTCTGTTTGCAGTAAGATCAGCCTTATTTCCAACAAGAATTTTGTTGACGTTATCACTAGCATAACGATCAATTTCACTCAACCACTGTTTTACATTATTGAAGCTCTCTTGATCTGTCACATCATACACAACCTACGCAAGAGGCCATCAGAAaacatcaaaagatgcagaACATCATTGATGATAGACTTCACGGGAAAGCACTAACTATTGTGTTCAATTGTAccattttcaaaacaaaaaaaaaagcacttACTATTATGCCATGGGCTCCACGATAGTAGCTGCTAGTGATGGTCCTGAAGCGTTCTTGTCCAGCTGTATCCCACTAtatgaagtaaaataaaaataaaaatcaaggaCCTATGTTCCAATTAAGAGTTTGGCTTGAATAAAATTAGCAATATAAAATGACTTTAAACACAACTGGAAGTGAAGTCTTACAATCTGAAGTTTTATAGTCTTCCCATCTTGTTCTACGGTACGGATTTTCTACATGAAAAGATTTGGTAAGATGAGTATATACATTCATTTAAGAATGGGATGGCAGAATAAGATCACAGAAGATTCCAACTATACACAAATGAAGTAGCTTATCAACTACAGTGGTATTTACTTACAAAATCAACTCCAATGGTGCTTATGTAACTCTCCAGATATGTGTCGTCCTGATAGAAATACATGACAAACATTCAGCGCCATTTACAGAAGATAACTTTAACCACATTAAACTATATTCTGATAACTTTCCATTGCAAAGGTGAGAATATCCAAGAACTCTTCAAAAATCTCAAACAATAAAGCTCCATAACCAGCGAGATGCATCATTAATTAATCAGAGGTTTTAAACTGTGAACATGAAACTAGGAAAGTATCAAATTCGTGCCTTAGGAAGGAGGGACAAATATGATGCCAGAAGCAGTTTACTCATCTATATGGTTATTGTACTTCACTCAAATAAGTTTGACTTCATTGTAGTTTTTCCATATAATTGTTGATCgttatcataattattttttcttgcaCTGCAACAATATTTGTTTCCTTTGTGCCTTTCTTCGCGAATAACTTCGTTTCTAGTGAATTTTATACTAGAAACCAAACATTTTTCGATATATTTTATGTCTTTTGGCCTTTGACAGCACGTAACTCATAGACAGCTCATTAAAGCTAACAGAGAAGTTAACAAAAAAGAACAGGAAACTGGATTGGCATTTGGCGGTGAGTATGGCCAATATGCTCCCCTATGACTTGGTCctccttttgatttattgaaAGAAGAAATACAGTAGTACAACTTATTTTATGATCAGAAAACTT
The window above is part of the Solanum pennellii chromosome 5, SPENNV200 genome. Proteins encoded here:
- the LOC107020928 gene encoding ras-related protein RABD2a-like encodes the protein MNPEYDYLFKLLLIGDSGVGKSCLLLRFADDTYLESYISTIGVDFKIRTVEQDGKTIKLQIWDTAGQERFRTITSSYYRGAHGIIVVYDVTDQESFNNVKQWLSEIDRYASDNVNKILVGNKADLTANRVVSYETAKAFADEIGIPFLETSAKDATNVEQAFMAMTGAIKNRMASQPASNSAKPPTVNIRGQPVTQSGGCCSS